The Rhizophagus irregularis chromosome 14, complete sequence DNA window tactataaaatttgCTACCCAGTACATTTGCATAATCGTGCCGATCAGGGGATAATGTACATAGccccaaatttttattataatcatatttcatttaccatttttattatttttagctGGTGATGAGTAActataagaatttttcttcaatttttgtCAGTGAATGATTTCCGGATATAGGATCggaaaatctttttaaattcgAGTggaataaattgtaataagatcaataaaaaaaaattttaatataattttgagaaTCTGTACAATAGTCAATAGTCATCTTTATCTCGTATAATGAAACATACTAAAGTTGACGACTGAATAGTGAATACATcgaaaattcattaattactGCGCCACAATGAATCATGTGATCGATTTTCGTTATTCTGAATCAATTAATCAATTGAATGTCCAtttggaattaaaaaaaataatgaaataattattaaattctttgaaCTTCAGATCTAACTTTCTTCCGAGTATTCCTACTAGTATAACGTGGATAAGCTGAGTAACATGTTTTAATTGTTTCATCCCACGTACTTGCATTTGCGTACACTTCAAATCTTCGTATAACAAAAATTGATTGTACTGTACGAGGTGTATTCACGTACCCTGAAATAAATTTCGTCTATCACAACTATCGGAACGCTAATAAAACTCGTTTACTCCCAAAATTTCTAtagaaaaaatctaatttagtaataattaatatgtacAGTACATATAATAAGcaataagaatttttctttgaaatgAACTGCTGTATGTTAATTGAAATGATTtacagaaaaatatatttgtgaTATAGGATCGGCATTTTTTGACTGACCTTTCTTTCAgacttgaaaatattttacatcttgcattaaattctttttaaaatcgAATGGAATAAATTGTAGTAaagtcaataaaaatattaaatggaaaaattataatggaaTTTTGAGGGATTTGTAAAAGAGTTAATAGTCATCTTTATCtcgtaaaataaaatgaaggGTTCCGTAGTCAAGATCATCGAATACTTGATAAGGAATTAATTAATGGGATGATcacaatttaaattaattgcatttattacataaaGCCATTTGCTGATGGATTTTAAGGggtaaaattcaaaattggaaaatcgGTTGTTATTCTGCTTAGATTTTGCCGATCATGCAGCAGAAATTAGTGTTTAGCATAATCAATTCTGTTTTTATTTCcgcaatatatttaaaataataccaatAACGGATGCCTGAAgtgataattttttcttataaataaaactagCAGAATCAAAGcttatatagttattttattatacaaaaaattcatcaattatgAAGTACAtggtttttattattgtatcaTTTCTTATATTCTTCAAAACTTTTGCTTTTAAAGCTTTTGATCAATGTGATAGTAAGTCATCTAAGaacagatttatttattgctttatttttctaagatatctaattttaataatctattcttttttttacgttCTTGTTATTTTATCATGGTAATAAGGAGATTTTACTGATTTTGATGCCACTTCAGGCATTAAATTCCTGTCAAATCATCAGATCGAATTAACATTAGAAGGACCAAACTCAAGAGAAAATCCTGGAAATTTGCCATGTTGTGTGCAACAGGGGCCAAtgattattagtaattatacGTTTCATAATAGAGATCACTCCCTTATTTATACTATTGTACCAGAAAATAAACGTATATTGGTAAATGGATACACTAGAACAGATATCATAAATGCGAATGATTGTTCGAGTGGAAACTTTGATTGTAATTCACTTTATCAAGGATCATTTATTTACACGCGGGCTGATAATTATGATCCCACGAAATTTTTCAAACCAGGAGAGAATATCGGGGTGGGAATAACTATATATTCTGCTTGTTTCCATCACTTAGAAACGGTTTGCTTAACTACTTGTAGGTATACCGGTGGTTTAATTTATACTCCACCACaataaatggattttttttttttgatatgcGGATTTACTATGAAATTCCGATCATCAGAATCCCGTTATAACACAAACTCGGCGCTCACAATCCTGATTATCCCGACACTTAATATCCtcacgaataaaaaaaaaatacattaagaaaattacatttttatttaatataaagcaaaaaactgaaatttatttttcctaATACTATTTTCACATTTAATAcaatctaaaaataaacacCCCGAAAAATCCTAATAAAATGACTTTATTgttccaaaaaaataaataaaataaaataaatttatgaaaattgttATCGCAATTTTCGAATTACTGTAAACAGTATAAACgagaaaaataatgatttttttcaaaaacccGTGAAAccagtaaattttattgcatttttgGAAGGAGAAGGTGCGATTATAACATGAAAACCTTGATTTTAGGATGAAAAATCCAACTCTTATGTAAGTTTACTTATAGAGAACTTTTTAGGTTACACGAAATCTCAAAAGTCGCTTATATGCAAACTTGCCGAAAAATTAAGTTTTCTGCtctaaaattaacattttcaGGTTATAATCGCACCTTCTCTATctaaaaatgcaataaaatttactgttttCGTgggtttttgaaaaaaatcattttttttattttattttcccatTTAAACTGTTTTCAGTAATTCGAAAATTGCGATAAAATGGTTTACGAAATTGGCTTTTACATTAAGATACtagaacatttttttattgaattttcgcaatcacgtgatcaattTTCGTCTTTAGAACGCACTTTACTTATGTAACtagcaaaaatatatatgtaattatacCTGAATCATATCGTTATTTTCGACAAGGTTATATCCAAATCTTTCACCcactataatatatttttaaacgaAAATCTTTCGAAGTTATACGTATTATAAATGAAGTAAATCTACTTAATCTTTTTTACACTGTAAATTCATTTTGTtctatttgttaatattttgttgaataatagGATGTTGACCACATactcaatttaataaatttttccaaatgataatttcattattaatataaaaattgtctcgttttaaattatttctaagaTAGATGGATTAAAGTTAAGAAATTGTGTTGATTCAAACTAAATGAGGCTGATAAAATCACAAATTcacagaattataattttgttaaaaaaaaaagatagtatcagaaaatagaaatatttcatttatcttTAGCTCTAAAAAGttactaataatataagaaaaatactTTGGgagaatttcaaaatttaggtgaataataatgaaataatcattcttttttaaatattttcagcAAAAACAGTTtttagattctttttttttaaaaaaaaacggtgaaattctttatatttgataatcaTAAATGAACATCACACTTTGATTTTGATGGTaacaaattaacaattttcgttagaataaatactaaaattgTCAACGGTGCCAATAATCAGAATTTCGTATCGACCACCACATCGATGATCGATCACTGTATTGATTAACCATCACCACCACCACGAAACATCAAATGAGTTTAACGACGACAAAGAACTTAGAAATATATATCGaaaatacatattatatactatgaaatctacttgtataattGAACTTTGGAAGGATAAATATTCATTCTAATTTAACAGGGGtcgaaaataaaatatttatcctaACTCATGTTGTCTAAATTgagaacgaaaaaaatttcaacttgggacaaaagaaattattatgcTCTATTTTCATTGCAATCTTTACATGATCATTTGCCACGTCCCCCTTCCAATTCTCCTCTATTATAGTGTGTTTGTTTGCTATGTCCCTCTCTTCAAGTTCACCTGAAAGAAGCAAATAACGAACTTGTATATCAAACTGTAATTGAGGTTTACTCCTACCTAAATTGTAGGTCTTTTTGCTGGTAAAGACGGTTGTTATCACGCTTGTTGTACGATCGGATCTGGAATttgatgtaaaataaaaaaaaaatggtaaatataaGCGTAACCCACATGATGCACTAATTCCTATCTTTAAATTCTCAATAAAtcttaaataaatcaaattagtttaaattcttaataaatcCAACTAAAACATTTAAACCCTTAAATAAACTTTGAGTCTTTCTCA harbors:
- a CDS encoding uncharacterized protein (SECRETED:cutsite_TFA-FK; SECRETED:prob_0.7616); SECRETED:SignalP(1-19) is translated as MKYMVFIIVSFLIFFKTFAFKAFDQCDRDFTDFDATSGIKFLSNHQIELTLEGPNSRENPGNLPCCVQQGPMIISNYTFHNRDHSLIYTIVPENKRILVNGYTRTDIINANDCSSGNFDCNSLYQGSFIYTRADNYDPTKFFKPGENIGVGITIYSACFHHLETVCLTTCRYTGGLIYTPPQ